From one Triticum urartu cultivar G1812 chromosome 3, Tu2.1, whole genome shotgun sequence genomic stretch:
- the LOC125548038 gene encoding aspartic proteinase CDR1-like, which yields MPATMTSRVLLLVGVVLTAHKFLCTAYVGGDGFSVEFIHRDSVKSPYRDPSLTAPARVLEAARRSTSRAAALSRSYSRADAPSADGAVSELTSRPFEYMMAVNVGTPPTRMLAIADTGSDLIWLNCSNGAGAPGLAAARHARAPAPAPAPAPPPGVQFNSSNSTTFGLVSCGSGACRALPEASCADSKCGYLYSYGDGSQSTSGLLSTETFTFADDQGNRGDRAMRVANVNFGCSTTMIGSFIGDGLVGLGGGDLSLVNQLGADTSLGRRFSYCLVPYSINASSVLNFGPRAAVTEPGAATTPLIPSEMKTYYTVDLRSVKIGNKTFAAPQQYPVIVDSGSTLTYLANELVDPLVKELTRRVKLPPAKSPEELLPLCFDVSGVGEGQVAAMIPDVTLELGGGAAVTLKSENTFVVLHEGTLCLAVVALQFPPVSIIGNIAQQNMHVGYDLDKGTVTFAPADCASARSSGSVYI from the coding sequence ATGCCTGCGACGATGACATCCCGCGTTCTGCTGCTcgttggcgtcgtcctgacggcGCACAAGTTTTTGTGCACGGCGTACGTCGGCGGCGATGGGTTCAGCGTGGAGTTCATCCACCGTGACTCCGTCAAGTCGCCGTACCGTGACCCATCGCTCACCGCGCCCGCCCGCGTGCTCGAGGCCGCGCGCCGGTCCACATCGCGCGCCGCTGCGCTCTCGCGCTCCTACAGCCGCGCCGACGCACCATCAGCCGACGGGGCCGTGTCCGAGCTCACCTCCAGGCCCTTCGAGTACATGATGGCCGTGAACGTGGGCACGCCGCCCACCCGCATGCTCGCCATCGCCGACACCGGCAGCGACCTCATCTGGCTCAACTGCAGCAACGGAGCCGGCGCTCCTGGTCTGGCGGCCGCCCGTCACGCCCGCGCGCCCGCTCccgctccagcccccgcgccgccgccgggcGTCCAGTTCAACTCCTCCAATTCGACGACGTTCGGTCTCGTGAGCTGCGGCTCCGGCGCATGCCGCGCGCTCCCGGAAGCCTCCTGCGCCGACTCCAAGTGCGGGTATCTCTACTCCTACGGCGATGGCTCCCAGtcgacgagcggcctcctctctaCAGAGACCTTCACCTTCGCCGACGACCAAGGCAACCGCGGCGATCGGGCGATGCGCGTGGCCAACGTCAACTTCGGCTGCTCCACGACCATGATCGGCTCGTTCATCGGGGACGGCCTCGTCGGACTCGGCGGCGGCGACCTCTCCCTCGTCAATCAGTTAGGCGCAGACACATCGCTCGGCCGGAGGTTCTCCTACTGCCTCGTGCCCTACTCCATCAACGCCTCCTCCGTGCTCAACTTCGGTCCCCGCGCCGCCGTGACAGAGCCCGGCGCGGCGACGACGCCGCTGATCCCATCCGAAATGAAGACCTACTACACCGTCGACCTCCGGTCCGTCAAGATCGGGAACAAGACCTTCGCGGCGCCGCAGCAGTACCCCGTCATCGTCGACTCCGGCTCGACGCTGACGTACCTCGCGAACGAGCTTGTGGACCCATTGGTGAAAGAGCTAACCCGGAGGGTCAAGCTCCCGCCGGCGAAGTCGCCGGAAGAACTCCTGCCACTGTGCTTCGACGTGAGCGGTGTAGGAGAGGGGCAGGTTGCGGCGATGATCCCTGACGTTACGCTGGAACTGGGCGGTGGCGCGGCGGTCACGCTCAAGTCCGAGAACACGTTCGTAGTTTTGCATGAGGGGACCCTGTGCTTGGCGGTGGTGGCCCTGCAGTTTCCTCCTGTGTCCATCATCGGGAATATTGCGCAGCAGAACATGCACGTTGGGTACGACCTCGACAAGGGCACCGTGACCTTCGCCCCAGCAGACTGCGCCAGCGCCAGGTCCTCTGGCTCTGTGTATATCTAA